The Salegentibacter mishustinae genomic interval ATTTCCTTCTTTATCGGTTTTAGGAAGTGGCAAAGGACGAATGGATTTGCTCAGCAAAATGAAATTCTTAACCATCACAGTCATTTCCCCAACCTGGGTTTTAAAAAGTTCGCCTTCAATTCCTATAAAATCGCCAATGTCCAGCAACTTTTTATATACATCATTGTATTTGCTTTTATCTTCACCGGTACAAATTTCGTCACGGTTAAAATAAACCTGTAACTTTCCTTTAGAATCTTGTATTTCGGCAAAAGAGGCTTTTCCCTGGATACGGCGAGACATTAATCTCCCGGCCATCACCACTTTCTTTCCTTCTTCGAAATTTTCCTTAATGGCTTTGCTGGTGTCCTTCACCGGGAACAAATCTGCCGGATACGGGTTAATACCTGCTTTTCTTAATGCAGAAAGCTTCTCTCTTCTTACTATTTCCTGTTCAGATAATTGCATACTCGTATTTAAATTAATTGCTTGCTTTGGCAAAACGAGTGCAAATATAGTGACTATGTGGCTACCAACCAATGCGATACAAACCTGAATTTTTGATAAAATTTGGAAGGTAAAAATGCACTTGTTTATGAAATAAGTTTTCTCTATTTATAATCTTATCTTTGCTATATAATTTGGTAATAGCTTTAGATAAATGAGTGTTTGGCGTGTTATTCTCTCTGTTTTATTTCCTCCACTAGCGGTTTATGATCGTGGATGTGGTTCTATTTTAATAGTTCTGATCCTTACTGTTTTGGGATGGATTCCGGGCGTAATCGCTGCACTAATTATTCTGAATAACCCAGGAAAAGGTGTATGAACAAGAAGATAGATTTACAGAATTTAGGATATAAAGATTATAAAGAGACCTGGGACTACCAGGAAAGTCTTTTTAAAGAAATTCTCGATATTAAGATTAAGAATAGGAGGCAGGACTTAAATGAAATTACTCCCAATTACCTCTTAATGGTAGAACATCCGCACGTTTATACCCTGGGGAAAAGTGGCGATATAAAGAATTTGCTTATTTCTGAAACCGAGTTAGAGAAAAAGCAGGCAACTTATTATAAAATTAATCGTGGTGGTGATATTACTTATCACGGGCCGGGACAGTTGGTAGGTTACCCGATTCTGGATCTGGATAATTTTTTTACCGATATCCATAAATATCTTCGGTTCCTGGAAGAGACAATAATTTTAACACTTGCCGATTATGGTCTGAAAGCGGAACGAAGCAAAGGCGAAACAGGAGTTTGGCTTGATGTGGGAACACCTTTTGCTCGAAAGATTTGTGCAATGGGCGTTCGCGCCAGTCGCTGGGTAACTATGCATGGTTTTGCTTTAAATGTAAATGCCGATTTAGGCTATTTCGATCATATTATTCCCTGCGGAATAGAAGGTAAAGCGGTTACTTCTTTAAATGTAGAACTCGGGAAAAAGGAAATTCCTTTAGCCGATGTGCAGGAGAAGATTTTAAAACATTTTGCTGAATTATTTGAGGCTGAATTTAATTAGAGCTTATACATTAAAATCTCTTTATCACCTCCTTTTACTACAAATTCTGGACGTTGATCTATATCTGCATTGTCTAAATTAATTCCTGAAGTTCCATAAACCGGGAAACCGGTAAGAAGTTCTGCATTGCTATCAAATACAAATACCTTACGTGTTTGTAGATCGGTTAAACTGATGTAGTATTTATTATTTACATAAAAGATTTCCGGTGCGGTGTAAAGTCCGTAATCCAGGCTTATTTCTTTTCCTTTTATCTTTAAAATGTTTTCTGAAAGACTAACCAGTAGATTAGGTCTTGCAACTATACTATGATTTTCGCTAAAATCGGTCTTTTCTATATTTACTGACCCATTTTGCGTCACTTTTACAAGATTTCCTTCAGCATTGGTTGAAACAAAATCATTCTCAAACTCATACCATTCATTTTCAGAAAAATCTATGCTTTCTTTTACTTTTACCCGATGCTCTCCCTGCCGACTTAGAATATTTAGCTTGCCAGATTTTTCAGGAAAAACTATGTAATCTTTGTTGGTGATTCTTAAATGTTTTGGAGCTATTAGAATTTCAGAATTGGTTTTCCTGAAATCAAATCCTTTTACACTTTTTCCGTTTTTATCATACATAAAAACTTCGTCCTTTTGAGTAACCAAAAAGCGGTATTTCCGGTTGTTGTCATAATCAAACAACGACAAGGCTTGCGTGATTTCATCTTTAAATTTTAGCGGAAAAGGTTTTACGGTATTTCCATTTCTATCTAAAACTTCTATGGAATATGGAGTGGCAAAAGCGAGCTGAAATTTTCCGTTTTTAAAAAGATCTACCTGTTTAATCTTTCCTAATATCTGCCCTTTAAGTTTCTTCTTCCAGAAGATCGTCCCTTTATTGGAGATAAGGTAAAGGGTGTTATTTATATCCTGAACCGCAATGTCCATTTGATTATTCAGGTGGTTTTTCACCAAAACGGGCTCGGTAAGTAATTCGGCTTCCAGGTTTACCGAAAGCATTTCTTCGGTTTTATTATTTGAAGTGTTTTGCTCGTTCTGCGATTCGAAACTCCCATGGATATGAGCAAAATCGTCTTCCTCTACCAATTGCAGGATTGCCAGTTTATGCTTACCGAAATTTAGATTTTCCATTTCGGCACTAAATTCTTTAGAAACCGCCTCAGCTAATTTATTTTTTAATTGTGCTGTTTTGCCGGCAATGAGTAGAGAAGATTCTTGCGCCAGGTTTTTCTCGCTGTCCTTATAGTAAACCTGGTTTGCCAGGGTATTTTTATTTACATAATCGGCAATTAACTCGCGAAGTTGAGGTATGTTGTCGGTAAATACGATGTATTGGTCAATTGCAGCCGCAAAATCTGTGGACTTAGGATTAAAGAAGGGACTAAAAAGTTCATTAAAAACATCAGGTTGCGTTACCTTATATATAGGAAAGTCCCGATAGTTTTCTTCTAAATTAGCAAAACCAGAAATTAAGTCGGTCGCTTCAGTGGTTATTAATGTTTTTATTACGAATAAAGAGTTTTCTTCAGCTGGAATAATTCCAGCCTCCTGTGTGTTTAATATGATTCTGTCTCCAGGTTTTTGAATTGAATCTTGTTTGAAATCTTTTAAATTCTGAAGAAAGGTTTCTGGGTTCTGGTAACCTAAAGCAGCAAATCCATCTGAATTTTCAGGAACAATTTTGGCGAACTCTATAGAGACTGTCCCGGCTTTTGCAAGAATTTTATGAAGATTCTTTTCATTACTTGGAATGCTGAGTCCATTAAAAGAAACACCGCTTTTCGAAAACTCCAGGTCTACTGCACTCCAATCCGCGTAATTCTTTACATTTTCCAAATCTAAGTTAGGAAATAGACTTTGCTGAAAGTTTTCCAGCCTGGCGTGATTTATAATCAGGGAAGTTTTTTTAGGCGCGATCGCTTTATAAGCTTTCTCGAAACCTTCGTTTTTAAGAAGATTCTCTTTTTTTAAGATTTGCCTTAATTGTGTGTCAGAATTTGAAATAATAAATGGTATATTTCCTTCTGAAATAAAAAACTCATTTCCTTCTAAGCTTAGCTTTTGGTAATTTAAACCTTCCGCTTTTATATTTTCAATAGATTTATTTTGAATGGAATCTAATTGAAAATTAGGTTGCTGTTTACTTATGATGGTATAAGTGAATTTTGATTTTTTCGAAACCGAAATGCTAATAATGCTTTCGGTAAGGCTGTCAGCATATTTTAAAAATCCCATATCGTTTTGAATGCTACTTTTTGCACTAAGGGAATTTTCCTTTAAAAAGGGAAGCGCCTTCAAATCTTGTTGAAATTGCTTTAGATTAGATGTTTGGATAATTAGCGCCGCATCGTTTGGAATAAAATCGCTAAGATTCTTGACTTTCTCCCCATTTTGGCAGGAAAATAATAAAAGGATACTCAAAAATGTGAAGAGGCTTTTCTTCATAAATTGTTGGGATTTTCAACAAATATATAAGTTATAGGGTAAGTTTGAGTTGCTCTGGCAGGAGTTTAAA includes:
- a CDS encoding YqaE/Pmp3 family membrane protein; protein product: MSVWRVILSVLFPPLAVYDRGCGSILIVLILTVLGWIPGVIAALIILNNPGKGV
- the lipB gene encoding lipoyl(octanoyl) transferase LipB: MNKKIDLQNLGYKDYKETWDYQESLFKEILDIKIKNRRQDLNEITPNYLLMVEHPHVYTLGKSGDIKNLLISETELEKKQATYYKINRGGDITYHGPGQLVGYPILDLDNFFTDIHKYLRFLEETIILTLADYGLKAERSKGETGVWLDVGTPFARKICAMGVRASRWVTMHGFALNVNADLGYFDHIIPCGIEGKAVTSLNVELGKKEIPLADVQEKILKHFAELFEAEFN